The window GAGCATCGTCCTGCACACCTCCCACCACACCCACGTGGTGATCGGGTCGGGGGCGAACGACCCGCAGAAGTACGACCCGACGGCGAGCCGGGAAACCCTCGACCACTCGGTGCCGTACATCTTCGCCGTCGCGCTCCAGGACGGCGGGTGGCACCACGTCGACAGCTACGCCTCCACCCGCGCCGGCCGGCCGGACACCGTCGCGCTGTGGCGCAAGGTGTCCACCGTCGAGGACCCGGAGTGGACCGAGCGGTACCACGCGACCGATCCGGCCCGGAAGGCGTTCGGGGCCCGGGTCGAGGCCCGCCTCGCGGACGGTCGCACCATCACCGGCGAGATCGCCGTCGCCGACGCCCACCCCCTCGGCGCGCACCCGTTCACCCGCTCCCAGTACGAGGCCAAGCTCGCCACCCTGGCCGCCGGCGTCCTGCCCGACGAGGAGGTCGCCCGGTTCACCGCGCTGGCCCGGCGGTTGCCGGAACTGTCCGCCGAGGAGGTCCGCGACCTGCAGGTGGTCGCTCCGCCCGAACTGCTCGAGACCGTCCCGCTGCCCGCCGGCCTGTTCTGAGGAGAACCCCGTGCTGTACTCGTCGACGACGCCGAGCGCCAAGCGCGCCGCGTTCCGCCAGGCCCTCGCCGGGGCCGACCTCCTGCGGTTCCCCGGCGCCTTCAACCCGCTGTCCGGCCGGCTCGTGCAGCGGCACGGGTTCGAGGGAGTCTACGTCTCCGGGGCGGTCCTGTCGGCCGACCTCGGCCTGCCCGACGTCGGGCTGACGACGCTCACCGAGGTCGCCGGTCGCTCCGCGCAGATCGCCCGGGTCACCGACCTGCCCGTCCTCGTCGACGCCGACACGGGGTTCGGTGAACCCCTCAACGTCGCCCGGACGGTGCAGGTGCTGGAGGACGCCGGGGTCGCCGGCCTGCACGTCGAGGACCAGGTGAACCCCAAGCGGTGCGGGCACCTGGAGGGCAAGCAGGTCGTCGACGAGGCGACGGCCGTCCGCCGGGTCCGCGCCGCCGTCGACGCGCGGCGGGACCCCGACTTCCTCGTCGTCGCCCGCACCGACGTGCGGGGGGTCGAGGGTTTCGACGCGACCGTCCGCCGGGCGAAGGCCCTCGTCGACGCCGGGGCCGACGTCGTGTTCGCCGAGGCCATGGCCGACCTGTCGGAGTTCGAGGCGATCTGCTCCGCGCTCGACGCGCCGGTCCTGGCGAACATGACCGAGTTCGGCCGCAGCGACCTGTTCACGCACGAGCAGTTGCGCGACGCCGGGGTCCGCATCGTCATCCACCCCGTGTCGCTGCTGCGGCTGGCGATGGGCGCGGCCGACCGGGCCCTGTCCGGGTTGGGCGCCAGCGGAACCCTGGAACCGGTGGTGGACGAGATGCAGACCCGCGCCGAGCTGTACGACCTCGTCGACTACGCCGGGTACGGCGAGTTCGACTCCTCCGTGTACGACTTCAGCCTGGAAGGGAACCGAGGATGACCCACCCAGCGATCCACCGAGGCCTGGCGGGTGTCGTCGCGGACACCACCGCGATCTCGAAGGTCGACCCGGACACGAACTCGCTGCTGTACCGGGGGTTCCCGGTGCAGGAGCTGGCGACGCGCTGCTCGTTCGAGGAGGTCGCGCGTCTGCTGTGGGACGGCGACCTGCCGGACGCGGGAACCCTGGACGCCTTCCGGGACCGCGAGCGCGCGGGCCGGGCCCTGGACGACCGGGTGCGCCGCGCCGTCGACGACCTGCCCGTCTCGGCGCACCCGATGGACGTCGTGCGGACCGCCGTCAGCGTCCTCGGGGCCCTCGACCCGCAGGCCTCCGAGGACTCCCCGGCGGCGGAGCTCGCCAAGGCCGAACGCCTCTTCGCCGCCCTGCCCGCCGTCGTCGCGCACGCCCAGCGCCGCCGCCGCGGTCAGGACCTGCCCGCCCCGCGCGAGGACCTGGGGTACGCGGCGAACTTCCTGTGGGCGGTCACGGGGGAGGAGCCGGACGAGGTCGCCGTCCGGACGTTCGAGACGTCCCTGGTGCTCTACGCCGAGCACTCCTTCAACGCCTCGACGTTCGCCGCCCGCGTCGTGACGTCCACCCTCTCGGACCTGCACTCGGCCGTCACCGCGGCCGTCGGTGCCCTGAAGGGTCCGTTGCACGGCGGGGCCAACGAGGCCGTGTGGGCCGCGTTCGAGGAGATCGGCCCGGGGGAGGGGGCGCCGGACCGGGCCCGCACCTGGCTGGCGCAGGCGCTGGAGGAGCACCGCAAGGTCATGGGGTTCGGCCACCGCGTCTACCGCCACGGCGACTCCCGCGTCCCCACGATGCAGGCCGCGCTGCGGGAGCTGGCGACGGCCCGGGGGCGGGGGGACCTGCTGGACCTGTCCGACGCGCTGGAGGCCGCGATGGTGCGGGCCAAGGACATCCAGCCGAACCTCGACTACCCGGCCGGTCCCGCGTACCACCTGCTGGGTCTGGACACCGACCTCTTCACGCCCGTCTTCGTCGCGGCCCGGGTGGTGGGCTGGACCGCCCACGTCGTGGAGCAGCGCGCGTCGAACTCGCTCATCCGCCCGCTCTCGGAGTACGACGGGCCCGCTCTGCGGCACGTGCCGGACCGCGCCGCCGGCTGACGTCCGCGGGGCCGGTCAGTCGACCCGGGGGGCCGCGGTGCGGCACCCGGCCAGCAGCCGGGCGACCATCTGCCCGGCCTCCGCGCGCCCGTACCCGGGTCCGGGCAGCGACAGGTTCCCCACCGCGCGCAGCAGGGTGAGCGCGTCGAGCCGCGCGTCGACCTCACCGACCCGCTGAGCGGCGTCGAGCAGGGAGGCGCACGCCGGCACCAGCTCGTCCAGCACGAGGGAGTGCAGGTTCGCCAGGCCCGGGTCGTCCGAGAGCAGGGCCTCGCCCAGCCCGTGCTTGGTCGTGAGGAAGTCGACGAACGCCGCGATCCAGCGGTCCAGCGCCTCCCCCGGTGGGAGCGGTTGCCGCCGCAGCGCCGCGGCCAGCGCCGTGCACTCCTGCACCTGGTGGCGGTACACGGCGCCCACCAGGTCCGCCCGGGTGGGGAAGTGGCGGTAGACGGTCCCGACGCCGACCCCGGCGCGTCCGGCGATGTCCCGCACGGGTGCCTGCACGCCGTTCTCGACGAACGCCGCGGCTGCGGCGTCCAGCAGGGCCTGGCGGCTGCGCTGCACGCCGGCCCGGCGCGCTCCGGACGTGGTGGGCACGGGTCCTCCTTGCTCGCGGAACATTGTTCCGCTAACTTTGACGGAACAACGCTCCGCCATTCTGGCAGAGCCCCGTCCATCGAGGACCCCTCATGACCACCACACCCGACCGCACCCTCGTCGCGGTCAAGCCCCTCACCGTCCCCGCCCCGGGGCGGGACGTCCCCCTGCAGGTCAAGGTCACGGCGCCGACCACGGGCCACGGCCTGCCCGTGGTCGTGTTCTCCCACGGCAACGCCTGGTCCATGGACGGGTACGGACCGCTCGTGGACCGGTGGGCCGCCGCCGGGTTCGTCGTCGTCCAGCCCACCCACCTGGACTCCCGTCACCACGGCACCGGCTTCGACGACCCCCGCTTCCCCACGATCTGGCGCGTCCGCATCGCCGACCTGCACGCCGTCGTGGACCACCTCGACGACGTCCTCGCCCACGTCCCCGGCCTGCCCGCCCGCGCCGACACCACCCGCGTCGCCGTCGTGGGCCACTCCTGGGGAGGGCAGAGCGCCGGCGCCCTGCTCGGTGCCCGGGTCCTGGACGCCGACGGCGTGCCCGGTGCGGACTTCTCCCACCCCGCCGTGCGGGCGGGAGCGCTCGTCGCGACGACCGGGACCGGTGACAGCCTCACCCCGTTCGCCCTGGAACACCTGCCGTTCATGCGCCCGGACTTCTCCACGCTGACGACCCCGGTGCTGGTCGTCGCCGGGGACGCGGACCGCTCGGCGATGTCGACCCGGGGACCGGACTGGTTCACCGACGCCTACCACCTCAGCCCGGCGCCCCGGCGGCTGCTCACCGTCGTCGGGGGCGAGCACACGCTCGGTGGACTGGCCGGGGAGGCCGTGCGCGAGACCACCGACGAGGACCCGGCCCGGGTCGCCCTCGTCGCCGACGCCGTGGCCGCGTTCCTGCACGACGTCCTCGGTGCGGACCCCTCCACCTGGCGCGACCTGCGGGAGCGGGCCGCCTCCTCCGCGACGTTCCGGATCG of the Kineococcus mangrovi genome contains:
- the prpB gene encoding methylisocitrate lyase, with the translated sequence MLYSSTTPSAKRAAFRQALAGADLLRFPGAFNPLSGRLVQRHGFEGVYVSGAVLSADLGLPDVGLTTLTEVAGRSAQIARVTDLPVLVDADTGFGEPLNVARTVQVLEDAGVAGLHVEDQVNPKRCGHLEGKQVVDEATAVRRVRAAVDARRDPDFLVVARTDVRGVEGFDATVRRAKALVDAGADVVFAEAMADLSEFEAICSALDAPVLANMTEFGRSDLFTHEQLRDAGVRIVIHPVSLLRLAMGAADRALSGLGASGTLEPVVDEMQTRAELYDLVDYAGYGEFDSSVYDFSLEGNRG
- a CDS encoding bifunctional 2-methylcitrate synthase/citrate synthase, whose protein sequence is MTHPAIHRGLAGVVADTTAISKVDPDTNSLLYRGFPVQELATRCSFEEVARLLWDGDLPDAGTLDAFRDRERAGRALDDRVRRAVDDLPVSAHPMDVVRTAVSVLGALDPQASEDSPAAELAKAERLFAALPAVVAHAQRRRRGQDLPAPREDLGYAANFLWAVTGEEPDEVAVRTFETSLVLYAEHSFNASTFAARVVTSTLSDLHSAVTAAVGALKGPLHGGANEAVWAAFEEIGPGEGAPDRARTWLAQALEEHRKVMGFGHRVYRHGDSRVPTMQAALRELATARGRGDLLDLSDALEAAMVRAKDIQPNLDYPAGPAYHLLGLDTDLFTPVFVAARVVGWTAHVVEQRASNSLIRPLSEYDGPALRHVPDRAAG
- a CDS encoding TetR/AcrR family transcriptional regulator, whose translation is MPTTSGARRAGVQRSRQALLDAAAAAFVENGVQAPVRDIAGRAGVGVGTVYRHFPTRADLVGAVYRHQVQECTALAAALRRQPLPPGEALDRWIAAFVDFLTTKHGLGEALLSDDPGLANLHSLVLDELVPACASLLDAAQRVGEVDARLDALTLLRAVGNLSLPGPGYGRAEAGQMVARLLAGCRTAAPRVD
- a CDS encoding alpha/beta hydrolase family protein, which translates into the protein MTTTPDRTLVAVKPLTVPAPGRDVPLQVKVTAPTTGHGLPVVVFSHGNAWSMDGYGPLVDRWAAAGFVVVQPTHLDSRHHGTGFDDPRFPTIWRVRIADLHAVVDHLDDVLAHVPGLPARADTTRVAVVGHSWGGQSAGALLGARVLDADGVPGADFSHPAVRAGALVATTGTGDSLTPFALEHLPFMRPDFSTLTTPVLVVAGDADRSAMSTRGPDWFTDAYHLSPAPRRLLTVVGGEHTLGGLAGEAVRETTDEDPARVALVADAVAAFLHDVLGADPSTWRDLRERAASSATFRIEEESAGAR